TGGCATTATTTACCCAGTTTTTCAAGACGAGGGAGTCGGCTCCGGATTGAAGGTGTATGAACGCACGTATATCAATATGCGTGCTTATACCCGGAGAAGGAAGGCGTTAACCTGAATCTGTCTGAATCTCTTTAGCTGGGGGGGAAAAGTGTGCGGGGATCGCGGAAAATCTGATCCAAGTATCCGAGTGTTTTGTGGAGATGAATATTTAATGGACTGGGCATGGAGATAGCCTTAGTAAGTTTTGAGAACGGCGCCGCTAAGGGCAGCGGTGGGAGCCCGCACGATGGCTGCTCAAACGCGCTGAATATTCCCCAGTCAAGCTTCGTGCAGACGGGTCTGGACGGGGGCTACGGCAAAGAACTGAACACCCTGGGAGCCCCGCAGCAGGGATCGTGGAAAATAAACGACATGAACAATACTTTCAGCAGCAGCGAGAATGCGATCGATGCCCTGTTGCGAGCCGATCACAGTCCGCACCTCTTTGACGGGGACCTGCTAGATATGGATTTGGAGAACGAGAGCAACGAGCGGGTGCTCATTAATATCGCCGGTCTGAAGTTTGAGACCCAGCTGGGGACCCTGAATCAGTTCCCCAACACTTTGCTTGGAGATCCGGACAAAAGAATCAAGTACTTTGACCCACTTAGAAACGAGTATTTTTTCGACCGCAACCGGCCAAGTTTTGACGGGATTCTTTACTTTTATCAGTCGGGGGGGAAAATTCGCAGACCCGTCAATGTCTCCATCGATGTTTTCGCAGATGAAATAAGGTTTTATCAACTGGGTGAAGAGGCAATGGAGAGATTCAGAGAGGATGAAGGCTTTATTAAAGAGGAGGAGAAACCTTTGCCCCAGAATGAGTTTCAGAAACAGGTATGGCTCATATTCGAGTATCCCGAGAGCTCTAGTCCGGCTAGAGGAATTGCTATTGTCTCTGTGATCGTGATCACCATATCTATCATCACCTTTTGCATGGAGACGTTACCTGAGTTTCGAGACGAGAGAGAACTACCTGGCAACATCCGAGCCGAAAACAGCACCCAGACACACTCGTCGCTCACCCTGTCTGACCCCTTTTTCATAATCGAGACCACTTGTGTGATATGGTTCACTTTCGAGCTCTTTGTGAGGTTCTTCGCGTGCCCTAGCAAGTCGGAGTTCTCCAAGACCATCATGAACATCATCGACATCATGTCCATCATGCCCTACTTCATCACGGTGGGCACGGAGCTGGCTGAGCAGCAGGGCCAGGAGCATAACAATGGGCAGCAGGCaatgtcactggccatcctgagGGTCATCCGGCTGGTCAGGGTGTTCCGCATCTTTAAGCTCTCAAGACACTCCAAAGGGTTGCAGATCCTAGGCCAGACCTTGAAGGCCAGCATGAGGGAGCTCGGCCTCCTCatcttcttcctcttcatcGGGGTCATCCTCTTCTCCAGCGCCGTCTACTTCGCGGAGGCCGATGAGCCCGAGTCCCATTTCTCCAGCATCCCCGATGCCTTCTGGTGGGCTGTCGTAACCATGACAACCGTCGGCTATGGAGACATGAGACCCGTGACTGTAGGGGGGAAAATTGTAGGGTCTCTGTGCGCCATCGCCGGAGTTTTGACTATTGCCTTGCCGGTGCCCGTCATCGTGTCCAATTTCAACTACTTTTACCACAGAGAGACTGATCAAGACCAGTCCTCCCTCAGAGATGACCTGACCATTGACCATACAGTCGGAGAACTGAAAAAGAGCCATAGTCGGTCCTCTCTGCGGTCCACGGGGGATGCGGAAAATGGCGCTGAGGTCGAAATACCCACTGAAAAGGCCGACATTAAAGCAAACAGCAATGTGGACATCAGGAGATCCCTGTACTCACTCTGCTTAGATGCCAGGGAAACGGACTTGTAGTTCAGTCTGTGTTCACCCTTTGTAAACAGACTATGTTTTTCTATAAAGAGATTTTTTCTAAGTTACCAGTTAATTAATGCAGACAAACTGAAGCAGATCCACTGTTTCTCCATATACATctgtgtatacagtatatagctATTTTACAGCCAGAATCAACAGGCTTTTCAACAGTGGTGAGTTTAAGGTAAAGCTGATTCCAAGAGCATAATAGAATAGCACAGTTTGTCATCACATTTagacataaataaatatttgtaaaagcATGTAAGCATATTTGTGCATTTACAGTTAATCAGGTTTCAGATAATTAAGTTATATATTCTGATTATATTTGTAAGAATAATAGGTTTACAGATTCAGTTACAGATGACTGAACACAGTTGTATCGGAAATAACTTCTTTAGACGcttaaattttttatagaaATTAGGGTGAGCAGATGTTTCTAACTTCCGTGGAGTCGATCGATACTACGATAATATTATCAGCTCTTTCTACACGTTATTTTGCTGTTGTTCCTAAAGAGCCAAATGATTTTATCGATATTTAAATATAATCgtatgttgtttttaaaaatgattgtTTAGTGTAGAGTACTGACAGTTTAGACCAGCCGAAACACAGTTTATTCGTGTATAGCGTAAAAGTACTTCAATAAGGCAGTTTTTTGGTGTACTGTTTGGTATGTTGTTTATTCGTTTTTTTAAATGTGCGAAGATATATTTTATACAAGATTTAGCGGGCATCGATTCTTTTTCGTCGTTATCTTCTCAAACCTCGTAAGAATGACTTTAAGAAGAGTTGAAGATTTAAGATTTTATTTACTGACGAACTACAAGCCTGGCTTTAGAAATGCACTGAATTCAACAGCGGTGTTTGAAAGTAAAGATGAAGAGAGAAACTGGAATATCAGTGAAGCTCGGACAGGAGACAGGTGACATCTTTCGAAGAGGCCAGAATGAAGGTGAACTGACAGCCCAAGGAACGACTAGATTCTGCCATTCGATACAGATGCAAGGTTAGTGTTATATATTATACTAATAGGTGTTTTCgggctgttttgttttataaatcgTTTTATTTGTTTCATCTTTATACATTAATGATTGTCACAGATAAAAAAGTGTACGACCGCTGATATGAAATTAATGACAAAACGCGTGTCTCCGCTCCGTGTAGGAGGGCATGGAGAGCAGAATCTGTATAGCGCCTTTTCAGGTAGCCCGTTCAATACCAGCACGGTGGTTTGGCCACATTCGGGAAACCGGCCTTATTAACCAGCTAAATGAAATAAAGTAGACCCATTAAAGACACTTAAATAATCTCATATAATCAGGTACGTAATATATTACGAGGTTTGCTATTTACAGTGGTtgaatttgtgtgtttgtgtgtaggTCAGATGTACATTACttcgtggggaccaaatgtccccacaatgtgataaaaccctattattttgatgttgtggggggCGTTTTTTCAGTTCCTTCTTTTTCcgttactcatggttaaggttagggctgggtaggggttaaggttgtcattgttgggattatggttttgcccatagaaatgaatggatggtccccacaaaggtatgaGTGTCGTTGCTCTGGTTTATGTGTTTGAGTATATATAAATTTAAGCACTGTCAATACGATATAAACATTGTGTGTAATATATGCAGCATATGTACTTTTATAGCAAGTACATACTTTTATAGATATAAAAATCATAACATTTACTCAAGTAAAGCAAATCAATTTATATCTTTCAGAAGAGCAAAAATATTGACACTGACAGTGCATTATAGAGTATGTGAGTAAATTACTTAATGAGGTAAACAGGTGTTACTGAGGTGACCACCTTCATTTAGGTTAAATCGCAGCCCCTATACAAGCTACTGTGCAGTTCTTACTCATTGTTACTCCTACTGTTTACATTTTTGGAAGACTTCAGTCCTTCACCCTAAGGTACAACAGCATAATCCCCAAAGTGTTAAATGCATCAGATTTCTTACATTGGCTACTCAGTGCtgctgtattttattattagccagCAGTGTGTAGAGTGTGTAAGAACAGTGTGTAAGAACAGAGTGTAAGAACAGTGTGTAAGTATAGTGTGTAACAGTGAGTGAGCGTCAGAAAGAGGGTTTACGGGTGTCCGACTGCAGCAGGGTGTCTGAGCATAGCACGGAGCATGTGAAAGGGCCAGCGAAAGGCAAACGTTTGTCTTGGTTGCGTCCGTAAATGTCAGCACGGTGTTTGACCTTTTGGGCGAGCCGGCAGCCGTCGGCATCTGTGTCACATGCGTCACTTCGCCGGGGTTCAGGCCGCAGGGTGACTGAGCCTCGCCCGCAACTGGGAGGTGGACATCCAGGTATAGGGAGGACGAGGataggggaagagcagcagGATGTGGACTCTGCAATCCTGAACCTGCTGAACGGTCACATGGCCATACTCCGTGCCCCCGGATGAGCATCAGTGGAGACGGGATCCCCTAGGAGCTGGGCAGCATTACCTCTGAGCGGGGTTTCCGTGTGACCTGAGGGATCTCTCTGCACGGTGCGTGCTGCTCCGCTGGCGGGCTGCGATGCTCCCGGCGCTCACTCCCAGCATTATCTCTGATCTCGTAAACGCCGGCTGCCATGGCAACGCCGCTGACGCACTGGAAGGCCGTGCGGAGATGTCCTCTTTTTAAACGCTTCTTGACTGCCTTATGGTAGAGGGTGCATTGTTGGGGATGATTGCGTGCTGGGATCTTTGTGAAGGTGGGAGTGCGCGGTTgtgctttttaatttttctgctCCGACAACCGTAGGGAGGCGGAGAACCGCGGTGCTGATTGCATCGCCCCTTGAGGACCCTGCTGTTGCTCTGTGTGGCACTCACTGGAACGCTTTTGTTCTTTTAACCATGGCCATCGGCTGGTAAACCGAACCCCCGCAGTCCACAAGGAAGAGTGTCAGGCAGAGAAGCTGTTGAAACCGCACCATGAGGAAATTTACTAAAACCTGTTATTATTTTGGACTGCCAAACAAAATAGCATGTACACCCCTTAGAGGCAGCCTGGCTCCCTGTTTCTGGAATGTTTCTCATGAATAGAATGGAAGCCCAATAGCTTCAGCCTTTCAAAATGAGTGTGTTGGTGGGAGCTGCAGGACAGACCCAATTTACTTTAAATGTGTTAAAAAATATGACTTGGGGTTAGGGGGTCAGAGTTCCGACTCTTCCGAGTTCCAGAGGTCAGAGGAAACT
This window of the Paramormyrops kingsleyae isolate MSU_618 chromosome 1, PKINGS_0.4, whole genome shotgun sequence genome carries:
- the LOC111833344 gene encoding potassium voltage-gated channel subfamily A member 1 isoform X1, which codes for MEIALVSFENGAAKGSGGSPHDGCSNALNIPQSSFVQTGLDGGYGKELNTLGAPQQGSWKINDMNNTFSSSENAIDALLRADHSPHLFDGDLLDMDLENESNERVLINIAGLKFETQLGTLNQFPNTLLGDPDKRIKYFDPLRNEYFFDRNRPSFDGILYFYQSGGKIRRPVNVSIDVFADEIRFYQLGEEAMERFREDEGFIKEEEKPLPQNEFQKQVWLIFEYPESSSPARGIAIVSVIVITISIITFCMETLPEFRDERELPGNIRAENSTQTHSSLTLSDPFFIIETTCVIWFTFELFVRFFACPSKSEFSKTIMNIIDIMSIMPYFITVGTELAEQQGQEHNNGQQAMSLAILRVIRLVRVFRIFKLSRHSKGLQILGQTLKASMRELGLLIFFLFIGVILFSSAVYFAEADEPESHFSSIPDAFWWAVVTMTTVGYGDMRPVTVGGKIVGSLCAIAGVLTIALPVPVIVSNFNYFYHRETDQDQSSLRDDLTIDHTVGELKKSHSRSSLRSTGDAENGAEVEIPTEKADIKANSNVDIRRSLYSLCLDARETDL
- the LOC111833344 gene encoding potassium voltage-gated channel subfamily A member 5 isoform X2 — encoded protein: MEIALVSFENGAAKGSGGSPHDGCSNALNIPQSSFVQTGLDGGYGKELNTLGAPQQGSWKINDMNNTFSSSENAIDALLRADHSPHLFDGDLLDMDLENESNERVLINIAGLKFETQLGTLNQFPNTLLGDPDKRIKYFDPLRNEYFFDRNRPSFDGILYFYQSGGKIRRPVNVSIDVFADEIRFYQLGEEAMERFREDEGFIKEEEKPLPQNEFQKQTLPEFRDERELPGNIRAENSTQTHSSLTLSDPFFIIETTCVIWFTFELFVRFFACPSKSEFSKTIMNIIDIMSIMPYFITVGTELAEQQGQEHNNGQQAMSLAILRVIRLVRVFRIFKLSRHSKGLQILGQTLKASMRELGLLIFFLFIGVILFSSAVYFAEADEPESHFSSIPDAFWWAVVTMTTVGYGDMRPVTVGGKIVGSLCAIAGVLTIALPVPVIVSNFNYFYHRETDQDQSSLRDDLTIDHTVGELKKSHSRSSLRSTGDAENGAEVEIPTEKADIKANSNVDIRRSLYSLCLDARETDL